One bacterium DNA segment encodes these proteins:
- a CDS encoding peptidoglycan DD-metalloendopeptidase family protein, protein MRVPLNGKFLKHAACYAVVILLFAFAVLPAVTAARTRRSSSYTATTSKTWLQYDGSSEPLGDRQRRIREYREQSGGLQQKISALGDTASTVVMMPVLFGVGVQDIEPNFGDPRDGGARTHEGEDIMAVKGTPIISPTNAVVTHTSTNAGASEGIAVYTANPGGETFVYYHLDRIGEGVVSGLVLAQGSLIGYVGNTGNASGGPAHLHFEIHNSSGTPVDPFPRLTGEFSLQEKIGYLSVILAQTSDSIALSRFLVTNFRGVFISAIAGNITLPLLIMDALAFIPTTGSVGGSLPISDLDIGSSGAAVVALQKYLIQADSGVAALRLADAGATGYFGVITKAALVEFQVAAGISPPDGHYGSATRAFIAAHPLWTSSSPAITEGALIRAAGDIDVYIVKYKNGKQFKRLILSPKVFNSYGHLRWENVITVTRTAVDTFAISDLVRATVAQDPKVYRLYPSGDIGEKRWIKTAEAFVRLGYDWDAVYEINSFDRDSYLTGIPLE, encoded by the coding sequence TTCATCAAGCTATACCGCGACCACTTCAAAAACATGGTTGCAGTATGATGGTTCAAGCGAGCCCTTAGGCGATCGCCAGCGAAGAATACGGGAATATCGGGAGCAGTCGGGCGGTTTACAGCAAAAAATCAGCGCGTTAGGCGACACGGCCAGTACCGTTGTGATGATGCCGGTACTTTTTGGCGTGGGGGTCCAAGACATCGAGCCGAACTTTGGTGACCCGCGTGACGGCGGCGCACGCACGCACGAAGGCGAAGACATCATGGCCGTTAAGGGTACGCCCATTATTTCGCCGACCAATGCCGTCGTTACGCACACAAGCACGAATGCGGGCGCAAGCGAGGGAATCGCGGTGTACACGGCAAATCCCGGAGGCGAGACATTTGTTTATTATCATCTCGATCGCATCGGGGAGGGCGTGGTTTCCGGACTGGTACTCGCTCAAGGGTCTCTTATCGGCTATGTAGGCAATACCGGCAACGCTTCGGGCGGACCGGCGCATCTCCACTTTGAGATACACAACAGCTCCGGCACGCCGGTGGACCCGTTCCCGCGCCTGACGGGAGAATTCTCGCTTCAAGAAAAAATAGGGTATCTCTCCGTAATTCTCGCGCAAACTTCCGACAGTATTGCACTGTCGCGGTTTCTTGTGACGAACTTCCGTGGCGTATTTATCAGCGCCATCGCCGGCAATATTACGTTGCCCCTGCTTATTATGGACGCTCTCGCGTTCATACCGACGACGGGAAGTGTGGGAGGCTCTCTTCCTATAAGCGATTTGGATATTGGCTCATCGGGCGCCGCGGTCGTGGCGCTCCAGAAATATTTGATACAAGCTGATTCGGGTGTTGCCGCCTTGCGCCTTGCCGACGCGGGTGCGACCGGTTATTTTGGCGTGATAACGAAAGCGGCTCTCGTGGAATTTCAGGTGGCGGCGGGCATCTCTCCGCCGGACGGACACTACGGGAGCGCAACGCGGGCATTTATTGCGGCCCACCCCCTTTGGACAAGCAGTTCTCCCGCTATTACGGAAGGTGCATTGATACGAGCGGCCGGGGATATAGACGTATATATCGTGAAGTATAAAAATGGCAAACAATTCAAACGTCTTATCTTGAGCCCAAAAGTATTTAATAGTTACGGGCATCTTCGTTGGGAAAATGTCATCACGGTGACACGGACAGCGGTGGATACATTTGCAATCTCCGATCTTGTACGGGCAACGGTTGCGCAAGACCCCAAGGTGTACAGGCTGTATCCAAGCGGAGATATTGGAGAAAAGCGATGGATTAAAACGGCAGAAGCTTTTGTGAGGCTTGGGTATGATTGGGACGCCGTATACGAGATTAATAGCTTCGACAGAGATTCATACCTGACAGGAATCCCGCTCGAATAG